One genomic window of Capricornis sumatraensis isolate serow.1 chromosome 15, serow.2, whole genome shotgun sequence includes the following:
- the LOC138091519 gene encoding malignant T-cell-amplified sequence 1-like, translated as MFKKFDEKENVSNCIQLKTSVIKGIKNQLLEQFPGIEPWLNQIMPKKDPVKIVRCHEHIEILTVNGELLFFRQREGPFYPTLRLLHKYPFILPRQQVDKGAIKFVLSGANIMCPGLTSPGARLFPAAVDTVVAIMAEGKQHALCVGVMKMSADEIEKVNKGIGIENIHYLNDGLWHMKTYK; from the coding sequence ATGTTCAAGAAatttgatgaaaaagaaaacGTGTCGAACTGTATCCAGTTGAAAACTTCCGTTATTAAGGGCATTAAGAACCAGTTGCTGGAGCAGTTTCCCGGCATCGAACCGTGGCTGAACCAAATCATGCCAAAGAAGGATCCGGTCAAAATAGTGCGATGCCACGAGCACATAGAAATCCTCACGGTGAACGGGGAGCTGCTGTTcttcaggcagagggaagggcCCTTCTACCCAACGCTGAGGCTGCTGCACAAGTATCCGTTCATCCTGCCCCGCCAGCAGGTGGACAAGGGAGCCATCAAATTCGTGCTCAGCGGAGCCAACATCATGTGCCCAGGCCTGACCTCGCCGGGGGCACGCCTCTTCCCCGCCGCAGTGGACACGGTGGTGGCGATCATGGCGGAGGGAAAGCAGCACGCTCTGTGCGTGGGCGTCATGAAGATGTCCGCGGACGAGATCGAGAAAGTCAACAAAGGAATCGGCATCGAGAACATCCATTACCTCAATGACGGGCTGTGGCACATGAAGACATACAAGTGA